DNA from Drosophila busckii strain San Diego stock center, stock number 13000-0081.31 chromosome 2R, ASM1175060v1, whole genome shotgun sequence:
CAGCAGAAATGCAATAAGTGCGAGCAAGATGCAAATACGCAACAAACTCGTGAGTATTATCCGCAATAATATTGTGCGAGCCGTGTGGTTGCTATAGGTGCGAGCGAGAGGTTCGATGTCTCAAGAGTTCGAGCTCGCGATGACTCTTAAACTGTGGAGCAAAGTGTGGAGTAGTGATTCTGAAAATTTAGTTGAATTGAATAACAATTCATTCGTTTATGTAGTGCTGTCGAATAAAAAAAGCTAGTTTTAGTGGGGAAATGGCAAAAGAAGCTTAATAAGGTCAGGGTGGGTAAGGACTTACTAAGGCGTTAGAGAACtagcaatttgttaattttttgattCGGTGGAATAACATTGCTTTGGCAGCAACTAGTACTTGCTGCAAACCagtttcttaaaaaaaaaacaaacatatgttgacaaaatttattcattttaattattaaagcaattgaCAGATCTGACCGGAAAAAGGCGAATCTGGCAGCACTGCAAATGTGACACCGTACGATTGTTTGCCTCTCGCTTGCGCTTGGTATTGTAAATGCTATCGTGTATTTCTATTACAGACAAATATGAAACAATTATCGAGtctattttaaaaacaaaatattaaagtgcatttaaataaaagcaatacgttttttctttaaataacCATTAACCGTTATAAGGCTTCGTAAAAAGAAAGTGGCAGCAAAGGCAATGACCAGAAACAGAAAGTTGATaagacaaaaacaataaataattgtggAAACAAGCGAATCCTGGCTTTAGGTTTGCTAAACGTAGTTTTCGCATTGCGAGCCAGTGATACACAAAAGCTGATAAAATTGGCAAGATAACCAAGCATAGCTCCAAGATGCCGCCAGCGTCTGCggtcaacaataacaatgctgCGGTGCAAGCGGCAGCCGCAGAGAGAGCTGAGAAGCTGAGAGGATCGCTGAAAGGCTTCATACTGGCCGACCGTCAGCGCAGACAAGAGGGTTCGTAATGTGGATTAATTTGTGataaaaactttttagtaATACggatttttaattgcagaatATGAGCGACAGTGTGAGGAATTGAGACAGCGAAGGGAACGCGAAGCACGTGAGCGCGAGAACAACTTGTCGCTAGAGGATACACGTGGTCAGATAAACAGATTGGACGAGCAGCTGCTCGACCTACATCAAAAGAAGCATCAGCTACTGATGCAGCTTAAAAAAGTGATAAACGATGATGAGACGCGCAAGAAACAGAATGAAGTATTTGCGTTGCACCAGCAAGccatgcagcaagcagcggcTAGTGTCGCCACCACACAGGTTTTTTTACCGCCCGTTagactgcaacagcagcagccgcatcaTCAGGTGTCCATGCTGCAAAAGGTGGAACTAATGAGCAAAATCTATTTcattgctttaataatttatttgtaaaatcatttttttcaGCCGGCGCCGTCTGGCAGTCAGTCGACCTCAGTAAAACGCGGTCGGAGTCCCTCACCGCCCAGTCAACCGCCGCCGCAGTCGACACATCAGGGATATTACAAAAGCACCGCGAGCTTTGCGGCACAGAGTAAGCAGCCTCAAGAGTTATTTCTTCAGTCTATTGTTGTGGTTAGGCAATGGACGCTAACATTTTACACCAGTCCTTAGGCTGTACCAAAAAACgttaaaaatgcattacaaTCTCTAAAAATATGTCATTCGTTAGTTTTTACAACGTGGTAGTCCGTTGATTAATGTTTCTCCTTTTCTGTTAAAAAGCTATGAACAACGACACAAAAGAAGTCAGCAACTGACCAACGTTACTGCCCTCGCTTCTTTTTTTGCAGAATCCTCGACTCAGTACCCCAGCACGGCAACTGTGTTTTATCAAAGCGCCGCAGCGCCCAATAACACACAGCATCAGTCGGATGCAGCACGCTTGCAGTccatttataattatagcatGCCACTGCGTCAGGCTTATCATGTCGAGCTGCAAGGAGGATCAGGAACTAGCGCGACAATTACCAAAGCGCCATCGCCAAAGGCGCCAACAATGCAAGTGCTGCATATCAATCTGGATCAGCCACCCATTTCGCAGACAGATCTAGTGCAGGTGCAGTCGTCAGTGCAGTCGTCCAAGCCTCAGGTGACAATGGAGAAACTGCCTGAGCGCTATCATATTGATGTTAAGCACGATGGACCCTCGCATGTGcctccgccgccgccacccCACTTGCTATCCGAGGGCGTCATCTACAAGCCGCTGCTCAGCGAGCTCTCACTGCATCCCAGTGTATTGCAGATAAGTAGCAGCGCAGCTCAGGTCCAGGTATGTCGCCATGGCTCAGGTATTACTTAGTAGTATTTTCTTAAATTGGCCAacctttgcttttgttttatatagaaTCCGAAGTCCACGGGCAGCATTACGCAGGGCTATGCGCCTGGACGTGGCGCCGCTGCTTACGATCAGCAGCTGACCCGTCAGCAATTGTCCTCTGCTCCACCGCCGTCATCGCCACATGGTCAGCAATTGCAGTACTCGCGTCGATTGTATTAATTCCGTTAACTGCTATATACACTCactaattttacaattttgaaCTGCAACTTggcttttttaaatattactttccttttttttttttaaataaagtacaCACAACTATGGCGTCCCTATTTTCCAATCAAAAGTCAAGCTATTTATTAAGGCGGAAATTATTTCATATGCTTATAACTGTACATTTatcaagcaatttatttaattattcgcATTAAGACTACGCTGGAAATCTCAACTTAATTTGCTGggaaattgcagctaaaatttcCTGCATGGGTGTGTGCGTTTGTTCTGCTTTGTTTCTAAATTTCTTTATGCTAATTAAGCTTAGATCCGTTTTATGCTTGTCAATTATCaagttgtaaacaaatgaatcatttatgtatatgaatatattattTCTGAAAGCTGcaatacatttacatattttcatGTATTTGCCGAGGTTAATTGTAGAGTGCGCCTCTGGTTAATTAGGTTTGGTGACTGTGACGTGGCCgttaaacatatacatacatatatacatatatttgagtgtgtgtgtatatatatatatatatatatatgtttcaaattctttttgaaatcaaaatatgcCTCAAAGCCACGTTTGAGCGCTTATATTACAACAGCTTGTAAAccagttttgttgttgttttgatgTCAAGGAgagaatatacatatacagacTTCTCCAACGCAGTATAgtgtgtacatacatttgtatgtatgcaattaaaagcggAAACCACTGTAAGCGGGGGATTGCGAGCGAAAGGAATTCCTAAATCCCAATGCTTAAGGCTTCACTGTAACTGAAACTTTGTCTCTTGGGGCTTAAGCCGCGAAATTTAATACGCATGCAGTTGCAATGCAACAAAGTCACGTTTCAAGTCATTTGCAtaggtaaataaataaacaaagcattaGTCAGATtaactaaatcaaaataaataatatacaattttcGCGCTGGCGGTGGCATCGTAATCTAATTGTGTTGGGGTTGGGAAACCAtgaataaattacaacaacaagcgacgcgtaataaatagaaaaacaaacgCCAATAACAAATAGCgggagcgcagcagcagagcgccAAAAAACGCCAACGTGCTCTGTACCGTGGCTCAACGTAAATCAACAGGCGGGTCTCCTCTCAGTCTTGAACTACAACGCTAGCTATTCATATCGTCTCGCGGGCGCTAAACGGAAAAAAGCAACCagaaaaaacgaaaaacgGAAAATATTGCGCgaaaggtgtgtgtgtgtgtgaattttttaaatttcccTTCGCATGTGTGGGTGCTTGtctgtgttgtgtgtgtgaatttttttaaatttccctttgcatgtgtgggtgcttgtctgtgtgtgtgtgcttattgtTATCGGCATCACTTATAGTTTGAGAGCGATTGCCATCCAGCTATCGAGTGTTAACCAGCTATCGAGTACTGCTCCCCAGCTTTAGAGTCACTGCTCTCGAGTTGGAATTTTAAGAATCGAATAAGATCTTGCGGTAAAATTCATGttgacaacaaaattttaataaaatcgACAATTACgtagtaaatacatatatgtgtatatataaatattaatacatatatatatatatatatataatatcatcgaaacgaaacgaaactgTTGGAAGATTAGCGCtcacaaaattaaaagtaaaatgatGTCATAAAGaaattgcataaaacaaagctCAAGTTGTCTTCACCTCACCTCCTTCGCACAGTTTCAGGCAATGGAAGCGATAACAACAGGCTATATCAGGGAAAAGTACCAAGCCTTATGTAATTACCTGGAGCAAGACACTGTTGGCAGCGAGCTGGCCATTTATGGAACATCTGCCCTGATGCTGCTAGTGGCCACAATCAAGCGCAAGCCAACCTATCTTATCCGGCAGTTCAAGCAGCCCTCGCATATACCGGAACGAATCATTAACGAGCGTGTGATGCATACAGGAAAAATTTGCGGTGTGGAGCAGCGCAATCAAGAGACCATGCTATTAATCAAGCATCGTCCGCTTATACCGATCTTTACCAGCCGCGAGCGTTTGTTGCCCGTCAAGCTGCCCGGCGTGCATGTGAATGCAAATGGTTATTCCTGGCTGCAACAATGCCTTGTTGGACGTGAGGCAACCTTCCTACCATTGAACAAATCAAAGGCGAAGGATTATATAGTCTGCCAGCTCTGTCTGGTGCACCCACCTAAGGGCAACAGACTTTTGGACGTTTCAGAAACGTTGCTAAAGCTGCGCTTTGCTAAATATGCGCAGGATGTAGCGGCTAGCATTAAACGCAAtggcaaatattataaacatttgcaacaGGTGGAGAGTAATACAGCCAGCAAAGAGGCATGGCTGACGTGGGCAGCACGTTATCCGTACATCTGGCAGCGTTTCAACCTGTTGAAAGCTTCCATATTAcccaaacagcagctgttgccagaGCTGGTTCGCTGAGAAAGGAAAAAAACTGAGTTttgttagtttagttttagctgTAGCTCATTAACGCGGGTATGCTAACCTGCTCAAGAatttctacacacacacacatacaagtgtGGCTTTTGTACTTTGTTGGaatgtgtgcgagtgtgtgtttgccagTTCCCATATTACACGAATAAAAAtgatataatattaaatatatttatgacgCATTGTATGTATACTTGATATTTTCATTCGCCCCGTTCGACatgcagttttttttgttcCCAACGAATCTCAATACGCCGTCAACATGAGCTGCGGGATCTCTATGGTTAAatatatactatttatattcaatttgctttgctcggtaagtaaacaaatcaaagtaaacgttttcattttcgaaacagatttattgcttattatgATATCATACTAACTGTAAAGTCAATGGCTGAAACAGGTTTTCTTAGATGTAAATACTTAATGTATGTTtgaatgtacatatgtatatacatacatgtgtgtatatatatatattatgactTAAAACAcctaataaaatacaaaaaactatttaactaaaattaatttttttttatataaaaaatatatatataaatatatatgtatgtataaaatatatagtatagacTTTCTCATACAAAGTTACGGGCACACAAACCGGTTAagaatttgttataaaatttggGCATTACTACGTAGAGACAATATacataacatatgtatgtatatatgtacatggtagtttcatttatttgtttttgcttgcgtAATTCGTGAAGCTAAGAACAAGGCTAACAAGTTTACACACCAGGCTTGCAGCTGGCAATTGCAACTTCGATTGTAACTGTAGCTGACATTTAAACGGCGTAACTGTACAAGCTAAATGGCAAGCAACCAAACCAACAATAGCAACCACAttgtttaaagcaaaaacattttctatGCGTAGTAGTCACGCAATGTTGAACAACCTTTCCCACCTTGCATTAATTTCCGACTATTCCCCACACTTGCCCCCTCCATGCAGTGAGCGAAATATTGAGCAATGTCAAAGATGTAATATTGAGCAATTTCGAATAAAGTCCATGGGGTGTGGTGATGACGCTTCGTTGTCTAAAAATAGGCCAACGtaattatttagtatttatgaACTTgagaaattatatttaaacacgGAGAACACAATACACAATGGTCATAATAAGCatctaaatgaaaatgaaaaaatgttataattatttgttgtttttttttttttttttgtgagttGCCCGCGCACTTGAACTTATTTAACAGTCGTCATTCAACagtcgtctgtctgtctctagATTATTAGACGCCTGTACCTAATgcacaaaattacaaatacttttgtcgtttaatgtttaataaaatttaggTCAATATGTGGGTTCAAAACTGCACGCGTTAATTGAAAGTCGCTTAAAATTGAGATAATAGAGGGCGAGAGGCTGAGCTAAGcttattcatacatatgtatgtgcatctGTATTATTTATGACTTTATCTAAATTGGCTAATTGCCTTTCACAATATTGTATAGTTCCAGAATACGATAAACATAAATGACTAACAATAGATAAGAtcgataataaaaatacactaGTATGTATTTATATCCGTGTCCAATTTGATTTAGGCGCGCAACTTAGTGGCACACTGGAAAAAGCTTTTAATCGTGTAATTaacagcaaaatcaaaatctgcatttttattaattatatatatattatatatatatatatatatattttttttttattataatatatattaatatattttatttccagATCTGCGGCATATTGCTTATTGTATTTGGAGCTTTGCTCTTCAGCAATGTGCATAACATAGATGACTTTACCGAGGCGCTGCGCACGCAGCAGGTGCCAATAACTATGATTGTCTTGGGTACAGTTATATTGCTAATCTCGTGGTTTGGCTGCTGTGGCGCAATACGTGAATCCTACTGCATGTCCATGACGGTAAGCAATAGTTTCGACAAATAACAACTTCCGCCaagaataaaaattcataataatttatatttaaaatacgttTGCTACAGTACTCCGTTATGCTTTTTGTACTGATGATTGGACAATTGGCGCTGGTCATTTATATGTGGCTGCAAAAGGACAAATATCTGGTGATCATGGGCGATGTGGTGGAGCGTGCTTGGGACAGACGTACACGTCGTGCCGATTACATGGATGCCATACAGATTAGCGTAGGTTTTCAAATATTGTAATTGCTTCCCAATTTTATTATctaaattgattattttttagatGGAGTGCTGTGGACGCAGTGGCTTTGCGGATTATGCGTTCCAAGGCTACTTCCCCCCCTCTTGCTGCAAGGATACCAACAATTGTCGCCAGGAGACTGTCTATCGTCGCGGCTGCAAACAGGCTTTTGTTGAGTTCTGGGACAGGAACAGTGacataataaaatacactGGTTTAGTTATTGCTGCGATAGAGGTTAGTTTTCCTATTCACTACTCTTGTGAAATGTAGTACATGCAAGATTTATTACTTCATTTCAGTTTGTTGGCTTCATCTTTGCATGCTGCCTGGCAAATAGCATCCGAAACTATCGTCGACGAGCAGATTATTAGAGCGTtcttattttacttttaattgaaaccGAAAGTACGAATTATGTTGcccaattttatatatacatatgtatgtagagtATAACTGACTCTACTGTTGGCCATTTCAATGTTTTTCTAacgattttgtttttgcaccgtgctatttaaaaagaagaaactgtacaaattttatttttattttaacatacatatatgcaataaaattatgaaaagttCAACGTATACACCTTGATTTTTGAAAGGAGGAGTGTTAATTatacaattgcattttaatcaaTTGCTTTATTGCTTAGCACTTAACTTTGTTACGTGTAATGTCATTTAAAGAGAATTGAGCTTATAAAAGCTTTAACTaaaggcaattaaaattaattttaaattgttgctactaTGTAAACATTGTTTTTGCATGAAAAGCTAATCAGTTATAACGATAACACAGGGGGACTACCGGTTGAAAACCCAACCGATAGCGCCTAAAATAGCTAAACTAAAGATTTACTAATTATAGATGAATATAATGAATATGCCATATCAAATCTGCTTGTAGAGGGGAATATGAATCAAGTTATATACAGTTAAAAAAATCACTAGGGCAATAAACTCGGAAGAAATTTTAGTATCTATAGATATGTTAAGTTATGAGTCAGAAGCTGCTGTCAGTCTAAGTATGTAGTGCATGAGAACGGAGTAGTATATAATAGCTTCGTGGGTACAATCTGATAATGTCCGTTGATAAGCTCAATATATAAGGGCACAGAGTATTACTCATCTAGCTGTAGATCTATTCCATGCGCACTCAATTTCGTTGTATTGTGTTCAtgtgtgtttctgtttttGAGATAAGTTTAACAGATAAAGGTTGGAGCTTTAAATAACCACCTGCTACACTCTAACGTGATTGATTAGTTTTTAGCAAAACGCCAAAACGAACGAACACGCTCCATACTACGCGAGAAAATAATAATCCTAGCAATATGAACTGTTTATCCGCGACCTTCAAGTACCTGCTGTACTTGCTCAATGTCGTCTTTGTGGCAGGAGGCATTCTGCTGATTGTTGTGGGCTCG
Protein-coding regions in this window:
- the LOC108595318 gene encoding uncharacterized protein LOC108595318, which produces MPPASAVNNNNAAVQAAAAERAEKLRGSLKGFILADRQRRQEEYERQCEELRQRREREARERENNLSLEDTRGQINRLDEQLLDLHQKKHQLLMQLKKVINDDETRKKQNEVFALHQQAMQQAAASVATTQVFLPPVRLQQQQPHHQVSMLQKPAPSGSQSTSVKRGRSPSPPSQPPPQSTHQGYYKSTASFAAQKSSTQYPSTATVFYQSAAAPNNTQHQSDAARLQSIYNYSMPLRQAYHVELQGGSGTSATITKAPSPKAPTMQVLHINLDQPPISQTDLVQVQSSVQSSKPQVTMEKLPERYHIDVKHDGPSHVPPPPPPHLLSEGVIYKPLLSELSLHPSVLQISSSAAQVQNPKSTGSITQGYAPGRGAAAYDQQLTRQQLSSAPPPSSPHGQQLQYSRRLY
- the LOC108597629 gene encoding uncharacterized protein LOC108597629, whose translation is MEAITTGYIREKYQALCNYLEQDTVGSELAIYGTSALMLLVATIKRKPTYLIRQFKQPSHIPERIINERVMHTGKICGVEQRNQETMLLIKHRPLIPIFTSRERLLPVKLPGVHVNANGYSWLQQCLVGREATFLPLNKSKAKDYIVCQLCLVHPPKGNRLLDVSETLLKLRFAKYAQDVAASIKRNGKYYKHLQQVESNTASKEAWLTWAARYPYIWQRFNLLKASILPKQQLLPELVR
- the LOC108597630 gene encoding 23 kDa integral membrane protein, which gives rise to MSCGISMVKYILFIFNLLCSICGILLIVFGALLFSNVHNIDDFTEALRTQQVPITMIVLGTVILLISWFGCCGAIRESYCMSMTYSVMLFVLMIGQLALVIYMWLQKDKYLVIMGDVVERAWDRRTRRADYMDAIQISMECCGRSGFADYAFQGYFPPSCCKDTNNCRQETVYRRGCKQAFVEFWDRNSDIIKYTGLVIAAIEFVGFIFACCLANSIRNYRRRADY